From Nonlabens sp. Ci31, the proteins below share one genomic window:
- the panC gene encoding pantoate--beta-alanine ligase yields MIFKSHKLLVEHLKKKVKSSETISFVPTMGALHNGHISLMKEAISQCDHLVVSIFVNPTQFDNKKDLEKYPRTVNNDVALIKKHINTHKLTVYAPEVKDVYGKQTVAKTYHYDGLENVMEGKNRPGHFDGVGTILEFLFAVVQPDKAFFGEKDFQQLQIVNKLVEKLQLNIEVIGCPIEREPHGLAMSSRNERLSPKAREKAQFIYATLQLAKKYFKHHSIKNTQKLVEELFKKEPDFELEYFTIASEETLNPVTRKYKKHHYRAFIVAHLEGVRLIDNLKLSDL; encoded by the coding sequence ATGATTTTTAAATCTCATAAATTACTTGTCGAACATCTTAAAAAAAAGGTTAAAAGCTCTGAAACCATAAGCTTTGTCCCAACTATGGGTGCTCTACACAATGGCCACATCTCTTTAATGAAGGAAGCTATTTCCCAATGTGATCACCTGGTCGTATCTATTTTTGTAAATCCTACACAATTTGATAATAAAAAAGATCTGGAAAAGTATCCGCGAACGGTAAATAACGACGTCGCACTTATCAAGAAACATATAAACACCCATAAACTAACCGTCTATGCCCCTGAAGTGAAAGATGTTTATGGAAAACAAACTGTCGCAAAAACATATCACTATGACGGTTTAGAAAATGTAATGGAAGGGAAAAATAGACCAGGACATTTTGATGGTGTAGGGACTATTCTCGAGTTTCTATTTGCGGTGGTACAACCAGATAAAGCTTTCTTTGGAGAAAAAGACTTTCAGCAATTGCAGATTGTAAATAAACTCGTTGAAAAACTTCAATTAAATATTGAGGTTATAGGCTGCCCCATAGAAAGAGAACCACATGGCCTGGCAATGAGTTCAAGAAATGAACGCTTATCTCCCAAAGCTCGTGAAAAAGCCCAATTTATTTATGCCACCTTGCAGCTGGCAAAAAAATATTTCAAACACCACAGTATAAAAAATACTCAAAAACTAGTAGAGGAGCTGTTTAAAAAAGAGCCTGATTTTGAGCTAGAATATTTTACCATTGCTAGCGAGGAAACCTTAAATCCTGTAACTCGCAAATATAAGAAGCATCATTATAGGGCTTTTATAGTTGCACATCTAGAAGGTGTGCGGCTTATTGATAACTTAAAACTTAGTGATCTTTAA
- the radA gene encoding DNA repair protein RadA yields MAKVKTTWFCQNCGAQHSKWQGQCSTCKEWNTLVEEIVQKETKKSWESNVVDVPLSRKRAPQPQLISKIDAAESPRMDTTNAEFNRVLGGGLVPGSITLLGGEPGIGKSTLLLQVCLNLPYKTLYVSGEESAQQIKMRADRIKNEAVNCYILTETKTQNIFRQITEVEPDVLIIDSIQTLQTDHIESSPGSVSQIRECTSELIKFAKETNTPVLLIGHITKDGNIAGPKILEHMVDTVLQFEGDRNHTYRILRALKNRFGSTHEIGIYEMLGHGLREVVNPSEILISQRGATLSGTAIAATMEGMRPLMIEVQALVSTAVYGTPQRSATGYNLKRLNMILAVLEKRAGFKLGQKDVFLNITGGITVDDPAIDLAVVAAILSSNFDIELSSQHCFSAEVGLGGEIRPVSRMEQRVNEVAKLGFEKVFIAPGKQSFKNVGTEVQAFSKIEDLVRYLFA; encoded by the coding sequence ATGGCCAAAGTAAAAACGACTTGGTTTTGCCAAAATTGTGGCGCCCAACATTCTAAGTGGCAAGGACAGTGTTCGACCTGTAAAGAATGGAACACTCTGGTGGAAGAGATCGTTCAAAAAGAAACTAAAAAATCTTGGGAAAGTAATGTTGTAGATGTTCCGCTTTCGCGAAAGCGAGCCCCTCAGCCACAATTGATTTCCAAAATTGATGCCGCCGAAAGTCCTAGAATGGACACTACAAATGCAGAATTTAATAGAGTTCTAGGTGGTGGATTAGTCCCTGGATCGATCACCCTTCTAGGTGGAGAACCTGGGATAGGAAAATCCACTTTATTGCTACAAGTATGTCTCAATTTGCCCTACAAAACACTTTATGTATCTGGAGAAGAAAGTGCGCAGCAAATCAAAATGCGTGCTGACCGTATTAAAAATGAAGCAGTGAACTGCTATATTCTTACCGAAACCAAGACGCAAAATATCTTTAGACAAATCACTGAAGTAGAGCCAGATGTATTGATTATTGACTCTATTCAAACTCTACAAACAGATCATATTGAAAGTTCTCCAGGTAGTGTTTCACAAATTAGAGAATGTACCAGTGAACTCATCAAATTTGCTAAAGAAACCAACACACCCGTACTTCTAATAGGTCATATTACCAAAGACGGAAATATTGCTGGACCAAAAATTTTGGAACACATGGTGGATACGGTGCTTCAATTTGAAGGAGATCGCAATCATACGTATAGGATTTTGAGAGCCCTAAAGAATCGTTTTGGAAGCACCCATGAAATAGGTATTTATGAAATGCTCGGTCACGGACTTAGAGAAGTAGTCAACCCTAGTGAAATTTTAATCTCACAACGTGGCGCTACCTTAAGTGGTACGGCAATCGCCGCTACCATGGAAGGAATGCGACCACTTATGATAGAAGTGCAAGCATTAGTGAGTACGGCAGTTTATGGAACTCCTCAACGCAGTGCGACTGGTTACAATTTGAAGAGATTAAATATGATTCTTGCGGTTCTTGAAAAAAGGGCCGGTTTTAAATTAGGTCAAAAAGATGTTTTTCTCAATATTACAGGAGGAATCACTGTGGATGATCCAGCTATAGACCTTGCCGTAGTAGCTGCTATTCTTTCTTCTAATTTTGACATAGAGCTATCTTCACAACACTGCTTCAGTGCAGAAGTAGGTTTAGGAGGAGAAATAAGACCAGTAAGCCGCATGGAACAACGTGTGAATGAGGTCGCAAAACTAGGTTTTGAAAAAGTGTTTATCGCTCCAGGAAAACAAAGTTTTAAAAATGTAGGAACAGAAGTGCAAGCCTTCTCAAAAATTGAAGATTTAGTGAGGTATTTGTTTGCTTAA
- a CDS encoding YbhN family protein — protein sequence MKKTLFKILKIALPLFLGFFLIYYSYNQFTDLERDKIYSYLLDADYAWIILSVIFAFLSHLSRAWRWNYMLETLGATPKFITNVMAIGAGYAMNLIIPRSGEISRAAIVNRSDQVPMDKAIGTIIAERVLDLMVLLIITAVAIFTAGDAIINFFKARLDSAFAKAEPSKILLYSGIFLVLVILIVFISRRMQLFNRLKSFILGMKEGFMTIWTMKKKWWYFLHTLFIWGMYLLMFYVSIFAIPGIATIPISAILCAFVAGSFAVAFTNGGFGAYPYFIAQVLLVFGVSEPLGTSFGWILWLSQTILVLVYGSISLLLLSVKGSLSSK from the coding sequence GTGAAAAAAACTCTCTTCAAAATATTAAAGATTGCTCTCCCATTATTCTTAGGCTTTTTTCTCATTTATTATTCCTACAACCAGTTTACAGATCTAGAGCGAGATAAAATTTATTCTTATCTCCTCGATGCAGACTATGCATGGATCATTCTCTCTGTAATTTTTGCTTTTTTAAGTCATCTATCTAGAGCATGGAGATGGAACTATATGCTGGAAACTTTGGGCGCAACACCTAAATTTATAACTAATGTTATGGCAATAGGAGCTGGCTACGCCATGAATCTTATCATTCCTCGCAGTGGTGAAATTTCAAGAGCTGCTATTGTTAATCGCTCCGATCAGGTGCCTATGGATAAAGCAATTGGAACTATTATTGCAGAGCGCGTGCTCGACCTTATGGTCCTTTTAATAATTACAGCGGTCGCTATTTTTACTGCTGGTGATGCCATTATTAACTTCTTTAAAGCTCGTTTAGATTCCGCTTTCGCGAAAGCAGAACCGTCAAAAATCTTGCTCTATTCTGGTATATTTCTGGTATTAGTTATTTTGATCGTTTTCATATCGAGACGTATGCAGCTATTTAATAGACTAAAAAGTTTTATCCTAGGCATGAAAGAAGGGTTTATGACCATCTGGACCATGAAGAAAAAATGGTGGTACTTCCTACATACCTTATTTATTTGGGGCATGTATTTACTCATGTTTTACGTTAGTATTTTTGCTATACCTGGAATAGCCACTATACCCATAAGTGCCATTCTATGTGCTTTTGTGGCTGGTAGCTTTGCTGTAGCCTTCACAAATGGCGGTTTTGGTGCTTACCCCTATTTTATAGCTCAGGTGCTGTTGGTTTTTGGTGTTTCAGAACCTTTAGGAACCTCTTTTGGATGGATTTTATGGTTGTCTCAAACCATTCTAGTTTTAGTTTATGGCTCCATATCTCTTCTATTATTATCTGTGAAAGGCAGTCTTTCAAGTAAATAA
- the panD gene encoding aspartate 1-decarboxylase — translation MLITVVKSKIHRVKVTGADLNYIGSITIDEDLMDGANIVEGEKVQIVNNNNGNRLETYAIPGPRGSGEITLNGAAARMVSKGDVLILICYAQMTMEEAKKFKPTLLFPNEEDNRLS, via the coding sequence ATGTTAATTACAGTTGTAAAATCAAAAATTCACCGAGTTAAAGTAACCGGCGCAGACCTTAATTATATAGGAAGCATTACTATTGATGAAGATCTAATGGACGGTGCAAACATTGTAGAAGGTGAAAAAGTACAAATCGTTAATAATAATAACGGCAATCGACTGGAAACCTATGCTATTCCTGGCCCGCGAGGTAGCGGAGAAATTACCCTTAACGGTGCAGCTGCTAGAATGGTTTCTAAAGGAGACGTACTCATACTTATTTGTTATGCTCAAATGACTATGGAAGAAGCCAAAAAATTTAAACCTACCCTTCTTTTTCCTAATGAAGAGGACAACAGGCTTTCTTAA
- a CDS encoding DUF4270 domain-containing protein: MKKMLCNAAIVIAVVLGVVSCENELTPLGANFLGDDPANVIKEAEFDVKAYSVPVNTVQTNNFNSTPFGVYDDPAYGRTTYSFVAQINPNFTSPSFGQNKVVEEVILEVPYYSVLTGINGEEREYRIDSLYGIGPTHFQIYRNNYFLSGFDDQDITQNAIYYSDFESVIDMNRGDLIYENTLFLPDNQEIDLFETNDEGELTVSERLTPRLRISLPVDYWETVIVDQEGSANLESISNFQNYFRGLYFKIAGAPSSSNLVHLDLNNAKIDIKINSDFPDLSDFDDDGDTTELNNITSNFRLNFNGNKVVFVKNDFSASVQSDMADSNDPINGAENIYLKGGPGSIAVLELFGQATNGSNGEAPALTEAIENDWLINDAYIEFYVNRSIVAASAKDPERILIYDYDTKRLLSDYAIGGSNGLDSNLSHLGRLERIDPDDTSTDRIKYRIRLTQHLSNIIQGNIENNRLAIVVSQNVSIVGNNRVLNTVNPNPDLESIPISAAISHEGTVLYGNLAQGNLVQQTVNGEAIPKKPMLKVFYSETIN, translated from the coding sequence ATGAAAAAAATGTTATGTAATGCTGCGATAGTAATCGCGGTAGTTTTAGGAGTGGTGTCCTGTGAAAATGAATTAACTCCTTTGGGAGCTAACTTTTTAGGAGATGATCCTGCAAATGTTATTAAAGAGGCTGAGTTTGATGTGAAGGCGTACAGCGTTCCTGTGAATACCGTCCAAACGAATAACTTTAATTCGACACCTTTTGGAGTGTATGATGATCCAGCTTACGGAAGAACAACCTATTCGTTTGTGGCTCAAATAAATCCAAATTTTACTAGTCCGTCTTTTGGACAAAACAAGGTGGTAGAAGAAGTTATTTTAGAAGTACCTTATTATTCAGTACTAACAGGTATTAACGGCGAAGAAAGAGAGTACCGAATCGATTCTCTATACGGTATAGGGCCAACTCATTTTCAGATCTATAGAAACAATTACTTTTTGAGTGGTTTTGATGACCAAGACATAACTCAAAATGCAATTTATTATTCGGATTTTGAAAGTGTTATAGACATGAATCGAGGAGATTTAATTTATGAGAACACTTTATTCCTTCCAGATAATCAAGAGATTGATCTTTTTGAGACTAATGATGAAGGCGAGTTAACGGTTTCAGAGAGACTAACTCCTAGGCTTAGAATTTCTCTACCTGTAGATTATTGGGAAACAGTAATTGTGGATCAGGAAGGAAGTGCTAATCTGGAAAGTATTAGTAATTTTCAAAACTATTTTAGAGGTTTGTATTTTAAGATTGCTGGAGCGCCAAGTTCTTCTAACCTCGTTCATTTAGATTTGAATAATGCCAAAATCGATATTAAAATTAACTCTGATTTCCCTGATTTAAGTGATTTTGACGATGATGGGGATACTACAGAATTAAATAATATCACGTCAAATTTTCGTTTAAACTTTAATGGTAATAAGGTAGTTTTTGTAAAGAACGACTTTAGCGCAAGCGTTCAAAGCGACATGGCAGATTCTAACGATCCTATAAATGGAGCAGAAAATATTTATTTAAAAGGGGGTCCTGGATCAATAGCTGTCTTAGAGTTGTTTGGTCAGGCGACAAATGGATCAAATGGTGAGGCACCAGCGCTTACGGAGGCTATAGAAAACGATTGGTTGATTAATGATGCCTATATAGAATTTTACGTGAACAGATCTATTGTTGCGGCTAGCGCTAAGGATCCAGAGCGTATCTTGATCTATGATTATGATACCAAGAGACTGCTATCAGATTACGCGATTGGTGGTTCTAATGGGCTTGATAGCAACTTGTCTCACTTAGGTAGGTTGGAAAGAATTGATCCTGATGATACTTCTACTGATCGTATTAAATATAGAATAAGACTCACGCAACATTTAAGCAATATTATACAAGGTAATATTGAAAACAATAGATTGGCAATTGTAGTTAGTCAAAATGTGTCAATAGTAGGAAATAATCGAGTGTTGAATACAGTAAACCCTAATCCAGATCTAGAATCTATACCGATTAGCGCCGCTATATCTCATGAAGGAACAGTACTTTACGGAAATCTTGCCCAGGGAAACCTTGTTCAGCAAACTGTAAACGGAGAGGCTATACCTAAAAAACCTATGTTAAAGGTTTTTTATTCTGAAACAATCAACTAA
- the accC gene encoding acetyl-CoA carboxylase biotin carboxylase subunit has translation MFKKILIANRGEIALRVIRTCKEMGIKTVAVYSTADAESLHVKFADEAVCIGPPPSNLSYLKMSNIISAAEITNADAIHPGYGFLSENADFSRICEEHQIKFIGASAEMISKMGDKATAKKTMKAAGVPCVPGSEGIIADFEDCIKVAKETGYPVMLKATAGGGGKGMRAVWKEEDLQDAWDSARNESKAAFGNDDMYMEKLIEQPRHIEIQIVGDSYGTACHLSERDCSVQRRHQKLTEEVPSPFMTKKLRKEMGEAAVKAAEYIAYEGAGTVEFLVDKHRNFYFMEMNTRIQVEHPITEQVIDFDLIREQILVAAGVKISGKNYEPSLHSIECRINAEDPYHDFRPSPGKITTLHAPGGHGVRLDTHVYAGYSIPPNYDSMIAKLITTARTRQEAIDKMKRALDEFVIEGIKTTIPFHRQLMDEPDYVAGNYTTAFMDTFKMKPLSE, from the coding sequence ATGTTTAAAAAAATATTGATAGCAAATCGTGGTGAGATAGCCTTAAGGGTTATACGAACTTGCAAGGAAATGGGAATCAAAACAGTAGCGGTCTATTCTACTGCTGATGCCGAAAGCCTCCACGTAAAATTTGCTGATGAAGCAGTATGCATAGGCCCACCACCTAGCAATCTATCGTACTTAAAAATGTCTAACATTATTAGTGCCGCAGAGATTACAAATGCAGATGCCATACACCCGGGATATGGATTCCTTTCTGAAAATGCAGACTTTTCTCGTATTTGTGAAGAACACCAAATCAAGTTTATAGGCGCTAGTGCTGAGATGATCTCAAAAATGGGAGATAAAGCTACAGCAAAGAAAACTATGAAAGCCGCAGGAGTACCTTGCGTTCCAGGATCTGAGGGTATCATTGCAGATTTTGAAGATTGTATCAAAGTAGCAAAAGAAACTGGTTATCCAGTAATGCTTAAGGCTACTGCTGGTGGCGGTGGTAAAGGGATGCGTGCTGTGTGGAAAGAAGAAGACCTTCAAGACGCGTGGGATAGCGCTCGTAACGAATCTAAAGCAGCCTTCGGTAATGATGATATGTATATGGAGAAACTCATAGAACAGCCACGCCATATAGAAATCCAGATCGTAGGAGATAGCTATGGAACAGCATGCCATTTAAGTGAGCGCGATTGTTCTGTACAAAGACGTCACCAGAAGCTTACAGAAGAAGTGCCTTCTCCTTTTATGACTAAGAAATTACGTAAGGAAATGGGTGAAGCTGCAGTAAAAGCTGCAGAATACATCGCATATGAAGGAGCTGGAACAGTAGAGTTTCTTGTAGATAAGCACCGTAATTTCTACTTTATGGAGATGAACACTCGTATCCAAGTAGAACACCCTATTACAGAGCAAGTAATTGATTTTGACCTTATTAGAGAGCAAATATTAGTTGCTGCGGGAGTAAAAATATCAGGTAAGAATTATGAGCCTTCATTACATTCTATCGAGTGTAGAATAAATGCAGAAGATCCTTATCATGATTTCCGCCCTTCTCCAGGGAAGATCACTACATTACACGCACCTGGTGGTCATGGTGTTCGATTAGATACTCACGTATATGCTGGATATTCTATCCCGCCTAATTATGACTCGATGATTGCAAAGCTGATTACAACGGCAAGAACACGTCAGGAGGCGATTGATAAGATGAAACGTGCGCTGGATGAGTTTGTCATAGAGGGAATTAAAACTACGATTCCTTTTCACAGACAACTTATGGATGAGCCAGATTATGTAGCGGGGAATTATACCACCGCATTTATGGATACTTTTAAAATGAAGCCTTTATCTGAATAA
- a CDS encoding alpha/beta hydrolase, with amino-acid sequence MKNFIVLVVTFFVSQLAISQALYRAFPSDVLGEERNVKILKPRNYAANPEKTYPLVIVLDGDFLFEPVAGTVDYLSYWDQMPESFVVGINQRESRYDETQINRESGFPEPQSLQFMDFVMEIRQTMMDEYRVAPFTVIVGKDITANLASFYLMRKKIPINAFIQIAPEYSTLIQENLINKISQLEEYNYFYVATPEKDNLQSELITKETDSLFDTKKNLHLKHETIKGSNKYTVAAHAIPRGLEFIFKEYQLIDEEKLLNEDLAEEVKFEGQENKKGMVRVIDRILEKYRMIKEVYGVDMKLRLVDLVTISNYVASKKDWDQLIDIGVLADKEYPDLLYGSFIEGLGYEGLGRPSRAIKAFNIAYGLEPAAGINKDDVLDKIELLQIKEKE; translated from the coding sequence ATGAAAAACTTTATAGTGCTCGTAGTGACTTTCTTTGTAAGTCAATTGGCAATTTCTCAAGCTTTATATAGAGCTTTTCCTAGTGATGTTTTGGGGGAAGAACGCAATGTAAAGATCTTAAAACCTCGTAATTATGCTGCCAATCCTGAAAAAACCTATCCCTTAGTGATTGTTCTCGATGGAGACTTTCTTTTTGAACCAGTTGCAGGAACAGTAGATTACCTTTCTTATTGGGATCAAATGCCAGAATCTTTTGTGGTAGGTATCAACCAGAGAGAAAGTCGTTATGATGAAACCCAAATCAATCGAGAGTCTGGTTTTCCAGAACCTCAATCACTCCAATTTATGGACTTTGTTATGGAAATAAGACAGACCATGATGGATGAATATCGAGTAGCGCCATTTACCGTAATAGTAGGAAAAGACATCACCGCAAATCTTGCCAGTTTCTACCTCATGCGTAAAAAAATACCGATAAACGCATTTATTCAAATTGCCCCAGAATATTCAACACTGATTCAAGAAAACTTGATCAATAAAATAAGTCAGCTAGAAGAATACAACTATTTCTATGTGGCCACTCCAGAGAAGGACAATTTGCAAAGTGAGCTCATCACAAAAGAAACCGACTCCTTATTTGATACTAAGAAAAATTTACACCTTAAACACGAAACCATAAAAGGCTCTAATAAGTATACTGTTGCCGCTCATGCTATTCCTCGCGGACTCGAGTTTATTTTCAAAGAATACCAACTCATAGACGAGGAAAAACTGCTGAATGAAGACCTGGCTGAAGAGGTGAAGTTTGAAGGTCAGGAAAATAAAAAAGGCATGGTGCGAGTAATAGATCGCATTTTAGAAAAGTACCGCATGATCAAAGAAGTCTATGGCGTAGATATGAAATTACGTCTCGTAGATCTTGTTACTATTTCCAATTATGTAGCCTCTAAAAAGGATTGGGATCAACTCATTGATATAGGTGTTCTTGCTGACAAGGAATACCCAGACCTGCTTTATGGGAGTTTTATAGAAGGTTTAGGCTACGAAGGTCTAGGAAGACCTTCTAGAGCTATCAAAGCATTTAATATTGCTTATGGGCTGGAACCCGCCGCAGGAATCAATAAAGATGATGTGCTCGATAAAATAGAACTGCTTCAAATAAAAGAAAAAGAGTAA
- a CDS encoding glycogen/starch synthase, translated as MKEKRVLYVSSEVIPYLPETEASSMSYFAPKMVNDRGGQIRIFMPRFGNINERRHQLHEVIRLSGMNLIINDLDMPLIIKVASIPKERMQVYFIDNEDYFKRKATLTDEDGNLFPDNDERAIFFAKGVIETVKKLNWAPDIIHVHGWLASLLPLYLKNYYGNDPLFEESKIVTSIYNQSFEGALDDEMIEKLQYDALEDEALEEFHDPTYINLMKSAVKYSDAIIKGSEELDPEIDQYIDAQENKPILKYYAPEEFADAYEEFYLDQVLNEKEEAQEK; from the coding sequence ATGAAGGAAAAAAGAGTTTTATACGTATCATCTGAAGTTATACCCTATTTACCTGAGACTGAGGCCTCCTCCATGTCTTATTTTGCTCCTAAAATGGTAAATGATCGCGGTGGCCAAATACGTATTTTCATGCCGAGATTTGGAAATATTAATGAGAGAAGACATCAACTACACGAGGTGATACGCCTTAGTGGAATGAATTTAATTATCAATGATTTAGACATGCCGCTTATCATTAAAGTAGCGTCAATCCCCAAGGAACGTATGCAAGTATATTTCATCGATAATGAAGATTATTTCAAAAGAAAAGCTACATTAACAGATGAAGATGGAAACCTTTTCCCAGATAATGACGAGCGTGCCATTTTCTTTGCAAAAGGAGTAATTGAAACAGTCAAAAAATTAAATTGGGCACCAGACATTATTCATGTCCATGGATGGTTAGCTAGCTTGCTTCCATTGTACCTTAAAAACTATTATGGGAACGATCCATTATTTGAGGAAAGTAAAATAGTGACCTCTATTTATAATCAATCCTTTGAAGGAGCGTTAGATGATGAGATGATTGAGAAACTTCAATATGATGCATTAGAAGACGAGGCTTTAGAAGAGTTCCATGACCCTACCTATATTAATTTGATGAAAAGCGCTGTTAAATACAGTGATGCTATTATTAAAGGTAGTGAGGAGCTAGATCCAGAAATTGATCAATATATCGATGCGCAGGAAAATAAGCCTATCTTAAAATACTATGCCCCAGAAGAATTTGCTGATGCATATGAGGAGTTCTACCTTGATCAAGTTTTAAACGAAAAAGAAGAAGCTCAAGAAAAATGA
- a CDS encoding TlpA family protein disulfide reductase, with protein MRNLVIILAAILMTSCGEKTPEKKPILKFANANISSNDSVHLTDFEDNYYNLDQILAAHKGKVVYLDIWASWCGPCRAMMPYSEKLQEKYKDKDVTFVFISIDQDPGKWERSARNFDLIENSFLARNYPQAKLFQDNNVSSIPRYMLFDKNGRLIDDNARRPSDKDLETTIDGFLTI; from the coding sequence ATGAGAAACCTAGTTATCATACTTGCTGCCATTTTAATGACCAGTTGTGGAGAAAAAACTCCTGAAAAAAAACCAATCCTGAAATTTGCCAACGCTAATATCTCTAGCAACGACTCGGTACATTTAACTGATTTTGAAGACAATTATTACAACCTCGATCAAATCCTAGCAGCTCATAAAGGGAAAGTCGTTTATCTAGATATTTGGGCAAGCTGGTGTGGTCCCTGTAGAGCAATGATGCCTTATTCTGAGAAGCTGCAAGAAAAATATAAAGACAAGGATGTTACCTTCGTATTTATTTCTATAGATCAAGATCCTGGAAAGTGGGAACGCTCTGCTAGAAACTTTGATTTGATAGAGAATAGTTTTCTCGCCCGCAATTATCCTCAAGCAAAACTTTTTCAAGATAACAATGTGAGCTCCATTCCTAGGTACATGCTGTTTGATAAAAATGGTCGCCTTATAGATGATAACGCCAGAAGACCCAGTGACAAAGATCTTGAAACTACTATTGATGGATTTCTAACGATATAG